Below is a window of Gossypium hirsutum isolate 1008001.06 chromosome A12, Gossypium_hirsutum_v2.1, whole genome shotgun sequence DNA.
ACCTGAAACCATTGAAATCTTGAGATCTTGAAATATTGTTGTTTTGATCTTTCAAATTAACACACAAGTAATTTAAAGAAGATAACTCTCTTTTTTTGAAGATGGGATGTTAAAACAGTTATgtatgtgtaatttggggaccataaccttaatttataactttttcaCATTAACCAGAATTTTCGATTagcccatcatcaattagaaattagttactagagtatctacacatatttgactcatactttatttaacaatttaagtgtaataagccttaaccaaattagaccaattttaattttgactaatattttatgatagtaaatgataagtgctaaaagtaacatgttttaatctcattcttaatgcatttttgggtgattattcaatgttaattgtgaattttatgctcctaatcctttaaattcatatttttatacttatgagAGAATCTAAGAGCAAAATGAGGGAAAAacaagagaaaattgaaaaattagagcAAGATATAGGGGCCACACAGACTGGCTCAttccacatggcctggacacacaaccatgtggcaGGTCGTGCCGGTTTCGTAGATTACACTCTAAACAACGGAAAAACGTAATTTTTAGGGTTTGTTGGGCATTTTGAGACCTATGTATAACACAAATAAAAAGATAGGAGTGAGCCatcagagaatattgaagaaaacaagtcaaaaaatatcattgaagtctactttgaatcaaatttccatcaagattgaatatctccttttgatttctttgaaatttattatgagtttctttattttttgtggtTATACTATTTGAGATATTTTGATTTGCTATCATGAACTAATTTTGCAAATGCCTACGGAGAtaaaccctatgatgaattttgttatttgatttctatttttatgcaataaatacttagatcttgttctcaattatgtgtgcttaattcttagtTTAACatttctagattattaatccatgtttgatgtgcttgaatcagaggaggaatagaccgtgtttaagagtagatctagcataattgagtggagttgcatgcaatcctagaaataggatgacataaatctaccatattagagtcaaatctaatagggggtccataaatcgagttaatgcgataataggggttttaattagaaagaaatttcaattaatcaacttagagtcagttgATCTTACTCttaaaagagatattagcataatttagggatttttacggatcaagatactaagtgaataaattgtttgattcagattgataatgatagatgaaattaaggtggattctttcctaggtattgtttcgcttcttggttgttaattgtTTGTTTTCCTGATTCGTTCTTTGTcatgttctttagttaattaatttagttaattttagttttaattaatctctccaatttgtcggttaaataatagaaagacaataattactagtacttttagtccgcatgggaacgatatctttgctcaccatagctatactattaattgatagttGTACTTGCCTTAGTcagatttttagttagtttacgtctgcatcaagtttttggcatcgtttCCGACgattaaaatattaggaaaactttatttctattaatttagaattttttattttaaatttaatctttttttaatttaattgttgcattttaatttttttcttgtttgatTCTTACAGATGCCCTTAAAGCAACGCCATGGTGAGCATTTAAAAATGAAGAACCAATTCAAAGTTGGGAACAAAGTGCTGCTAAAAAAGTCAAATCAATGAATATTTCCTCCTGCACTTAAGTCTGGAGGGTTGAATGttagaaatttgtaaaataaatctaaaaataaaactgaataaaccaggatctatcatgtcaaatcatcaagaataaatcaagaacaaaactagatgcagaAGCGTACCTGAAACCATGAATTGCTTGAAGTTTTACCAcatcttggggatttgatcttccaaattagcacataagaaattcagagaatatctgctttctctttcctaatgatgggatactagaaaagatatcttttgtataatttggggaccataaccctaatatttataaccttagcatattagttctaatcaaattttaattagctcatcattaattagaatttggttagaactcaattactagatTATCTACatatatttgacccatactttatttaataattaaagcacaataaaaattctaaccaaattagatcacttttaatttaggctaacctatcatgatagtaaataataacatgtaattacccttattatatatgtgatgcccATATCTTCCAAAAATCTCAGACTTGGACCACACgtatatactaattactctataattacatgtcatataaccatatgagctcaaaattttaatatcatatccaaaaggtattccaaacaatcttgtccattaattatgttaacatagaaccaaggggactttcgttacatatatcgtaactaaatccatccatgatcacgtatattaacacaaccaaatgacatagatcaagtatggatgtgtagcacgaaaattacatgcaatatgatctaaacatgtctatttctaaCTGGTCCTCTTTAAACTTAAGTGAGGTcagtaacaaaataataaacacAATGATAAACTGAATACTTTATTTCTGATcagaaaataaccaaatacataaatgtctgaaaataatgtaacacccatatGAGCAGTGTGCTCATGAAAGACCTTGGGTGGTAAACCTTTTATGAGCGGATCCgctatcatggagtttgtcccaatgtgctctatggatatttgaccattttgcactCTTTCTTTTACAACTAGGAACTTTATGTCAATATGCTTTGACTTAGATGAATTCCTATTGTTATTGGAATATAGCACTGTTGActtattgtcacaaaataattttAGTGGTCTTTTTACATTCTCCAGAATGTGCAGCCCTGTGACAAATTTCCACAACCATATTCCATGGTTTGATGCCTCATAGCATGCTAAAAACTCTGTTGCCATAGTGGACGAAGCTACAAATGTCTGTTTGACACTTTTCCAAGATATAACTCCTCCAGCTAATAGGTAAATATAGCCTGATGTAGATTTCCTACTATCTTGGCATCCAgagaaatcagaatcagaataccCTATGACCTCCAAAAGATCTGATCTCTTATAAGTACACAcgtaatcttttgttctctgaagATATCTCATAACCCTTTTGGCTGCTATCCAATGGTCTATAGCAGGGTTGCTTAAATATTTTcctaacatcccaacaatgtacGCAATGTCTGGACGCGTACAAACTTGAGCATACATTAAACTCCCAATAGCCGATTCATAGGGAATATTTTGCATTTCTTGAATTTCAATGTTACTTTTAGGGCATTGAGTAAGACTAAATTTGTCTCCTTTAACGACAGGGTGTCACCTGGTCTACAACTCTGCATGCCAAACCTTTTAAGTACTTTATCGATATAGCTCTTTTGTGATAATCCAAGAATACCTCAAGATCGATCTTGATGAATCTGAATTCCTAAAACAAAAAAGGAGTCCCCAAGATCTCTCATCTCAAAATGCTTAGATAAAAACCTCTTGGTTTCGTACAATAAGCCTATATTATTAGTCAAGgaaaatgtcatcaacatatagaacgtgaaatatgtacttactcccattgaatttgtgatacacacaatcatcaacaatattcatCTCAATACCAAACGAAACAATTATTTGATGAAACTTGTTGTACCATTGATGGGAAGCCTGTTTGAATCAATGGATGGATTTTGTCAATTTGCAAACCATATTCTTCGAGTCTTCCGACTCAAAATTTTctggttgcaccatataaattgttTCTTCAATATCTCTATTAAGAAATGTAGTCTTAACATCCATCAGATGTAACTCAAGATCAAAATGAGTAACAAGTGCCATGATTATCCTGAAAGAGTCTTTCGATGAAACTGGAGAGAAAGTCTCTGTAAAATCAATACCTTATTTTTTAGTATATCCTTTAGCTACAAGACACGCCTTATACCTCTCTACATTACCATTTTCATTCTTCTTGtttttaaatatccatttacaaccaattggTTTTGCACCTTCAGGTAATGGAACAAGTTCCCAAACTTTATTGTCTTGCATAGATTTATACTCATCTTTCATAGCATCAATCCACTTTTGAGAATTAGAACTTTTCATAGCTTGATGGAATATCTTCCATCATCTTCCATCAGTCCATTATCATCCTCATGTTCATGGAGAAATACAATATAATCATCTGGAATAGCATTTCTTATTTCTCTTGTGGACCTCCTTAATGACacttgttcttgaggttgttgagttttttcttctaaaaaaattacctcattttgaattgggagttgttcaacattgtcttgtaGAGGTTCTGGATTCATttcttgatcaatgataggtataaaaacctaaacatcatcaaaagtgatagtaggaattgAGTAAGAATCCAATTCCTCatcaaaagcaatgtctctaaccttatttctccccccaaattcaacatcctcaaaaaatgttGCAATTCTCatctcaaaaatattccttatTATGGGATCATAAAATTTATAGCCCCTAGATCGCTCAGAATAACCAATAACGTAGCTGCTTACTGTTTTGAagtccaatttcttttcatgtggcctatAAAATCTTACCTCAGTTGGACATCCCCAAATATGAAAGTGCTTTAGGCTAGGCTTTTGACCTGTCCAAAGCTCGTAAGGTGTTTTTGCAACTACTTTATTGGGTACTCCattcagaatgtaagctactGTCTTTAATGCTTCTCCCCAAAGGGACTCAagtaaggtagaattaccaatCATGTTCCTTACCATATCCTTAAGAGTTCTGTTTCGTCTTTCAACTACACCATTCATACTAGGTGATCCTGTCATGGTGTACTGTGGGACAATATCGCATTCCTCTAGGAATTTCGCAAATGGTCCTGGACATTGTTCACCTGAGCCATCATATCTACCGTAGTACTCACCACCACGATTAGATCTGATGTTTTCAATCCTT
It encodes the following:
- the LOC121211402 gene encoding secreted RxLR effector protein 161-like, with the translated sequence MQNIPYESAIGSLMYAQVCTRPDIAYIVGMLGKYLSNPAIDHWIAAKRVMRYLQRTKDYVCTYKRSDLLEVIGYSDSDFSGCQDSRKSTSGYIYLLAGGVISWKSVKQTFVASSTMATEFLACYEASNHGIWLWKFVTGLHILENIKSPRCGKTSSNSWFQVRFCI